The Mus musculus strain C57BL/6J chromosome 2, GRCm38.p6 C57BL/6J genome has a window encoding:
- the Olfr1216 gene encoding olfactory receptor 1216 → MQNQSSVTEFIILGLSQNPKIEKILFVVFLLVYMATVGGNMIIVVTIIYSPALLSSPMYFFLAFLSFLDACVSSTVTPKMVVDFLHEKKTISFGCCMTQLFSVHFFSGAEMIVLAAMAYDRYVAICKPLHYSSILTRRLCSILVAISWAGGFLHAIVQVIFTLQLPLCGPNVIDHYMCDLFPLLKLACTDTHIFVLLVFANSGAICIIIFSLLLVSYGVILFSLRAHSSEGRRKALSTCGAHVTVVVLFLVPCILIYARDTSAFSYEKDTLIFVNVLTPLLNPMVYTFRNKEMINAIRKMWKRLIVIFVRY, encoded by the coding sequence ATGCAAAACCAGAGTTCTGTTACCGAGTTCATAATCTTAGGGCTTTCTCAGAAcccaaaaattgaaaaaatattgtTTGTTGTATTTCTATTGGTCTACATGGCAACTGTAGGGGGTAACATGATTATTGTGGTGACCATCATCTACAGCCCTGCACTGCTGAGCTCCCCCATGTACTTCTTCTTGGCATTCCTGTCCTTCCTGGATGCTTGTGTCTCTTCTACTGTTACACCCAAGATGGTTGTAGACTTCTTACATGAGAAGAAGACCATCTCCTTTGGCTGTTGCATGACACAACTGTTTTCAGTCCATTTCTTCTCAGGAGCAGAAATGATTGTCCTAGCAGCCATGGCCTATGACCGTTACGTGGCTATTTGCAAACCCTTGCACTATTCTTCCATCCTTACTCGGAGGCTCTGTAGCATTTTAGTAGCAATATCCTGGGCAGGGGGCTTTTTGCATGCTATTGTACAAGTTATATTCACATTGCAGCTGCCTTTATGTGGACCCAATGTTATTGATCATTATATGTGTGACTTGTTTCCATTGCTGAAGCTGGCCTGCACGGACACTCATATATTTGTTCTTTTGGTGTTTGCAAACAGCGGTGCTATCTGCATCATTATCTTCTCCTTGTTGCTTGTTTCCTATGGTGTCATTTTGTTCTCTCTGAGAGCCCACAGTTCTGAAGGACGAAGGAAAGCTCTTTCCACCTGTGGAGCCCACGTTACTGTTGTAGTTTTGTTCCTTGTTCCATGCATATTAATATATGCACGGGATACATCTGCATTCTCCTATGAGAAGGACACCCTTATATTTGTCAATGTCCTGACACCATTGCTAAATCCTATGGTTTACACTTTTAGGAATAAGGAAATGATAAATGCCATCAGAAAAATGTGGAAAAGGCTAATAgtgatttttgttagatattag